From Camelina sativa cultivar DH55 chromosome 7, Cs, whole genome shotgun sequence, one genomic window encodes:
- the LOC104702224 gene encoding ethylene-responsive transcription factor ERF018-like, translating into MVKKQAKAIKEEEEKRNTAMQSKYKGVRKRKWGKWVSEIRLPHSRERIWLGSYDTPEKAARAFDAAQFCLHGRDAGFNFPDNPPSISGGRSLTPPEIQEAAARFANNNQDSVVKGEEEEEESGIVPGSEIRPESPSTSASVATTTSTVDYDLPFLDLLPMDFGVFPGFYDFSDDFAGDRFTEILPIEDYGGDSLLEQSLLLWDF; encoded by the coding sequence ATGGTGAAGAAGCAAGCGAAAGCGatcaaggaagaggaagagaagagaaacacGGCGATGCAGTCAAAGTACAAAGGAGTGAGGAAGAGGAAATGGGGAAAATGGGTTTCTGAGATCAGACTCCCACACAGCCGAGAACGTATCTGGTTAGGCTCTTACGACACCCCCGAGAAGGCTGCCCGTGCTTTCGACGCCGCTCAGTTTTGCCTCCACGGCCGCGACGCCGGTTTTAATTTCCCTGATAACCCACCCTCTATCTCCGGAGGCAGATCTTTGACCCCTCCTGAGATCCAAGAAGCGGCTGCTCGGTTCGCCAACAACAACCAAGACAGTGTTGtcaagggagaagaagaagaagaagaatcgggTATAGTACCCGGATCCGAGATCCGACCCGAGTCTCCTTCTACATCTGCATCTGTCGCTACTACTACATCGACGGTTGACTATGATCTTCCGTTTTTGGATTTGCTTCCGATGGATTTCGGGGTGTTTCCTGGGTTTTATGACTTCTCCGACGACTTCGCCGGTGATCGTTTTACAGAGATTTTACCAATCGAAGATTACGGAGGAGATAGTTTATTAGAacaatctttgcttctttgggATTTTTGA
- the LOC104702220 gene encoding mannose-1-phosphate guanyltransferase alpha-like: MGSSMEEKVVAVIMVGGPTKGTRFRPLSLNIPKPLFPIAGQPMVHHPISACKRIPNLAQIYLVGFYEEREFALYVSAISNELKVPVRYLREDKPHGSAGGLYHFRNLIMEDSPTHIFLLNCDVCCSFPLPEMLEAHRGYGGIGTLLVIKVSPESASQFGELVADPVTNELLHYTEKPETFVSDRINCGVYVFTPEIFNAIGDVSTQRKDRATLKRVSSFEALQPATRIPTDFVRLDQDILSPLAGKKQLYTYESMDFWEQIKSPGMSLRCSGLYLSQFRLTSPQLLASGDGTNSAIVIGDVYIHPSAKVHPTAKVGPNVSISANARVGPGVRLISCIILDDVEIMENAVVTNAIVGWKSSIGRWSRVQAEGIYNSKLGVTILGDSVSVEDEVVVTSSIVLPNKTLNVSVQDEIIL, from the exons atggGAAGCTCAATGGAGGAGAAAGTGGTGGCTGTGATCATGGTCGGTGGTCCAACCAAAG GTACTCGGTTTCGACCATTGTCACTGAATATTCCAAAGCCTCTGTTTCCTATTGCGGGACAACCAATGGTGCATCATCCAATTTCAGCTTGTAAAAGA ATTCCAAATTTAGCTCAAATATATCTTGTTGGCTTCTATGAGGAAAGGGAATTTGCACTTTATGTCTCAGCCATCTCTAATGAACTCAAAGTTCCTGTTAG ATATCTGAGAGAAGACAAACCACATGGTTCAGCTGGTGGGCTGTATCACTTTAGAAATCTAATTATGGAGGATAGCCCG ACTCATATATTCCTGCTTAACTGTGATGTTTGCTGCAGTTTCCCGTTGCCGGAAATGCTTg AGGCTCACAGGGGATATGGTGGAATTGGAACTCTTCTTGTGATCAAG gtCTCTCCTGAATCAGCCAGCCAATTTGGAGAATTGGTTGCAGATCCAGTTACTAATGAGCTGCTTCATTACACTGAGAAACCCGAAACTTTT GTCAGTGATCGTATTAACTGCGGTGTCTATGTATTTACACCTGAAATTTTTAATGCCATAGGAGATGTTTCTACTCAGAGGAAAGATAGAG CAACTCTAAAACGTGTATCCAGCTTCGAAGCTCTTCAACCGGCAACAAG gaTCCCGACAGATTTTGTAAGACTGGATCAAGATATCCTTTCTCCCCTAGCTGGAAAGAAACAGCTATACACATATGAATCTATGGACTTCTGGGAGCAAATTAAATCTCCCGG AATGTCACTGAGGTGTTCCGGACTTTATCTTTCCCAATTCCGCTTGACCTCTCCCCAACTGTTGGCTAGTGGTGATGGAACAAATAGTGCCATTGTAATTGGTGATGTTTACATACATCCTTCTGCAAAAGTACACCCAACTGCTAAG GTTGGTCCCAACGTCTCCATCTCTGCAAATGCTCGTGTTGGACCGGGTGTCAGGCTTATCAGCTGTATCATCCTTGACGATGTGGAGATCATG GAAAATGCTGTGGTGACTAATGCAATTGTTGGGTGGAAATCTTCTATCGGGAGATGGTCCCGCGTCCAG GCTGAGGGAATCTACAATTCCAAACTCGGAGTTACAATTCTcg GAGACTCTGTTTCAGTTGAAGACGAGGTTGTGGTGACCAGCAGTATTGTTCTTCCAAACAAAACACTCAATGTCAGTGTTCAAGACGAGATCATActgtaa
- the LOC104702221 gene encoding pentatricopeptide repeat-containing protein At1g74900, mitochondrial-like, producing MKRLINTSAAEVNLKPPPADSAAIAKLILSSPTTTHQTLDDDQSPLSVKTTPWTPHLVNSILKRLWNHGPKALQFFHFLDTHHRNYIHDASSFDLAIDIAARLHLHTTVWSLIHRMRSLRIGPSPKTFAIVAERYASAGKPDKAVKLFLNMHEHGCFQDLASFNTILDVLCKSKRVEKAYELFRALRGRFSADTVTYNVIVNGWCLIKRTPKALEVLKEMVERGINPNLTTYNTMLKGFFRSGQIRQAWEFFLEMKKRDCEIDVVTYTTVVHGFGVAGEINRARNVFDEMIREGVLPSVATYNAMIQVLCKKDSVENAVVMFEDMVRKGYEPNVTTYNVLIRGLFHAGKFSRGEELMQRMVDEGCVPNFQTYNMMIRYYSECSEIEKALALFEKMGSGGCLPNLDTYNILISGMFVRKRSEDMVVAGKLLLEMVERGFIPRKFTFNRVLNGLLLTGNQAFAKEILRLQSKSGSRLLRKFRL from the coding sequence ATGAAACGTCTTATTAATACTTCGGCCGCCGAAGTAAATCTGAAACCACCACCGGCAGATTCCGCCGCCATAGCTAAACTAATCCTCTCATCTCCCACCACAACTCACCAAACGCTAGACGACGATCAGTCTCCACTCTCCGTCAAAACAACACCTTGGACTCCACATCTCGTGAACTCTATCCTCAAACGCCTCTGGAACCACGGCCCTAAAGCACTCCAATTCTTCCACTTCCTCGACACTCACCACCGCAATTATATCCACGATGCTTCCTCCTTCGACCTCGCGATCGACATCGCCGCCCGTCTTCACCTCCACACCACCGTCTGGTCACTCATTCACCGTATGCGCTCTCTCCGCATCGGTCCTTCCCCCAAAACCTTCGCAATCGTCGCCGAGAGGTACGCTTCCGCCGGGAAACCAGATAAAGCGGTAAAGCTGTTTCTGAATATGCACGAGCATGGTTGTTTCCAGGATTTGGCTTCTTTCAATACGATTCTCGATGTGTTGTGTAAATCCAAACGCGTTGAGAAAGCTTATGAGTTGTTTAGGGCTCTTAGGGGAAGGTTTAGTGCTGATACGGTTACTTACAATGTGATTGTTAATGGTTGGTGTTTGATTAAACGTACTCCTAAGGCTTTAGAGGTTTTGAAAGAGATGGTTGAGAGAGggataaaccctaatttgacTACTTATAACACAATGCTCAAAGGGTTTTTTCGATCTGGTCAGATTAGGCAAGCTTGGGAATTCTTCTTGGAGATGAAGAAACGGGATTGTGAAATCGATGTTGTTACTTATACTACTGTGGTTCACGGGTTTGGTGTCGCTGGGGAGATTAACCGGGCGAGGAATGTTTTCGATGAGATGATTAGAGAAGGCGTGCTTCCTTCTGTCGCGACTTACAATGCTATGATTCAAGTTTTGTGTAAGAAAGATAGCGTTGAGAATGCGGTTGTCATGTTTGAGGATATGGTGAGGAAAGGTTATGAACCGAATGTGACTACGTATAATGTGTTGATAAGAGGGTTGTTTCACGCTGGAAAGTTCAGTCGTGGAGAGGAGTTGATGCAGAGAATGGTAGATGAAGGCTGCGTACCAAACTTCCAGACATACAATATGATGATACGCTATTATTCAGAATGCAGCGAGATTGAGAAAGCGTTGGCTTTGTTTGAGAAGATGGGGAGTGGGGGTTGCTTGCCAAATCTGGATACTTATAACATACTTATTAGTGGAATGTTTGTGAGGAAAAGATCGGAAGATATGGTGGTCGCTGGTAAACTATTGCTTGAGATGGTTGAGAGAGGGTTTATACCCCGGAAATTCACTTTTAATCGAGTTCTGAACGGGCTTCTTCTGACTGGGAATCAGGCTTTCGCAAAGGAGATTTTGAGATTGCAGAGCAAATCTGGTAGCCGGCTACTCCGGAAGTTCAGGTTATGA
- the LOC104702225 gene encoding uncharacterized protein LOC104702225 — MILSKRPHLMIRKLSEMLVPRSRSAIQPEDYTASPRSPLDLKFPSPVSSKRFGSGGVGLGIVAALEETSIGINRNDPVRYSGRFRCPEIDLSDEEYTYVTSPNGPTKVYYNDEDGFELFENDYPIVVQKPMVIADEPPVIKRQSFRASSTEFLSSCCLCKKKLQGKDIYMYKGEMGFCSAECRSVQIMNDERQEQCKTQVSRNVEVSSSPYTAGQTGIFVF; from the exons ATGATACTAAGCAAGAGACCTCATCTAATGATCCGTAAACTGTCTGAGATGTTGGTTCCAAGAAGCAGATCTGCTATCCAACCTGAAGATTACACGGCCAGTCCCAGAAGTCCGTTGGATTTGAAATTCCCATCGCCGGTTAGCTCGAAGCGGTTTGGTTCCGGTGGTGTCGGTTTGGGTATCGTAGCTGCGTTAGAGGAAACCAGCATCGGGATCAACCGGAACGATCCGGTTCGTTACTCAGGGAGATTCCGATGCCCGGAGATTGATCTGTCCGATGAGGAATACACTTACGTTACCAGCCCAAACGGGCCGACCAAAGTGTATTACAACGACGAGGACGGGTTTGAATTGTTTGAAAACGATTATCCCATAGTGGTGCAGAAGCCGATGGTTATCGCAGATGAACCACCGGTTATTAAAAGACAGAGTTTTAGGGCTTCGTCGACAGAGTTTCTGAGTTCTTGTTGCTTGTGTAAGAAGAAACTTCAAGGCAAAGACATTTACATGTACAA AGGAGAGATGGGGTTTTGTAGTGCTGAATGCAGATCAGTGCAAATAATGAATGACGAACGACAAGAGCAATGTAAAACGCAAGTTTCAAGAAATGTGGAGGTTTCGAGCTCTCCATACACCGCCGGGCAGACCGGAATATTCGTATTTTAG
- the LOC104702219 gene encoding two-component response regulator ARR15 yields the protein MALKDLSSSSSSELHVLAVDDSFVDRKVIERLLKISACKVTTVESGTRALQYLGLDKGSSGLKDLKVNLIVTDYSMPGLTGYELLKKIKESSAFREIPVVIMSSENIQPRIEQCMVEGAEDFLLKPVKLADVKRIKELIMRGGEAKEGLTKSPSPKRILQNDIDSSPSSSSSLISSSQDVSSLDDDTPSSKRMKLEPS from the exons atggctCTCAAggatttatcttcttcttcttcctcggagTTACATGTTCTTGCCGTTGATGATAGTTTCGTTGATCGTAAGGTTATTGAGAGATTGCTTAAGATCTCTGCTTGTAAAg taaCGACTGTTGAGAGTGGGACTAGGGCTCTTCAGTATCTTGGTTTAGATAAAGGATCTTCTGGTCTTAAG GATTTGAAGGTGAACTTGATAGTGACAGATTACTCTATGCCAGGATTAACGGGATATGAACTTCTCAAGAAGATTAAA GAGTCTTCAGCGTTCAGAGAAATACCAGTAGTGATAATGTCGTCTGAAAACATACAACCTCGTATAGAACA atgTATGGTAGAAGGAGCAGAGGATTTTTTGCTAAAACCGGTGAAATTAGCTGACGTGAAGCGGATAAAAGAACTCATAATGAGAGGTGGTGAAGCTAAAGAAGGATTAACCAAAAGCCCTAGTCCTAAGAGAATCCTACAAAACGACATTGATTCATCtccatcatcgtcatcttcattaATATCGTCGTCTCAGGATGTTTCCTCTCTCGATGACGACACTCCATCTTCCAAGAGGATGAAATTAGAGCCTAGCTAG
- the LOC104702223 gene encoding betaine aldehyde dehydrogenase 1, chloroplastic-like: protein MAMPMPTRQLFIDGEWREPISKNRIPIVNPATEEVIGEIPAATSEDVDVAVNAARRAFSRNKGKDWAKAPGAVRAKYLRAIAAKVNERKSDLAKLEALDCGKPLDEAVWDMEDVAGCFEFYADLAEGLDAKQKAPVSLPMETFKSYVLKQPLGVVGLITPWNYPLLMAVWKVAPSLAAGCTAVLKPSELASVTCLELADICREVGLPPGVLNVLTGLGSEAGAPLSSHPGVDKIAFTGSFATGSKVMAAAAQLVKPVSMELGGKSPLIVFDDVDLDKAAEWALFGCFWTNGQICSATSRLLVHENIAAEFIEKLVKWSKNIKISDPMEEGCRLGPVVSKGQYEKILKFVSTAKSEGATILHGGSRPEHLGKGYFIEPAIITDVTTSMQIWREEVFGPVLCVKTFATEDEAIELANDSHYGLGAAVISNDAERCDRVSQAFEAGIVWINCSQPCFTQAPWGGVKRSGFGRELGAWGLDNYLSVKQVTLYTSNDPWGWYKSPN, encoded by the exons atggcgATGCCGATGCCAACTCGTCAGCTATTCATCGACGGTGAGTGGAGAGAGCCCATCTCGAAGAATCGAATCCCGATCGTGAATCCGGCTACCGAAGAGGTCATTG GTGAAATCCCTGCAGCTACATCGGAGGATGTCGATGTTGCAGTCAACGCTGCTCGAAGAGCTTTTTCAAGGAATAAAGGGAAAGATTGGGCTAAAGCACCAGGAGCTGTTCGTGCTAAGTATCTACGTGCTATTGCCGCTAAG GTAAATGAAAGGAAGTCAGATCTGGCAAAGCTTGAGGCGCTTGATTGTGGTAAACCATTGGATGAAGCAGTCTGGGATATG GAAGATGTTGCTggatgttttgaattttatgctGACCTTGCTGAAGGATTAGATGCTAAGCAGAAAGCTCCTGTCTCGCTTCCCATGGAGACTTTTAAGAGTTATGTTCTGAAGCAACCTCTTGGAGTTGTGGGACTTATCACACCATG GAATTACCCCCTTTTGATGGCTGTCTGGAAGGTGGCTCCTTCACTTGCTGCAGGATGCACTGCGGTTCTCAAGCCATCAGAGCTGGCATCCGT CACTTGTTTGGAGCTTGCTGATATTTGTCGAGAAGTTGGTCTTCCTCCTGGTGTCCTCAATGTTTTGACTGGTTTAGGTTCGGAAGCTGGTGCTCCTTTGTCATCACACCCTGGTGTGGACAAG ATTGCATTTACTGGAAGTTTTGCTACAGGAAGTAAGGTCATGGCAGCTGCTGCTCAGTTGGTGAAG CCTGTTTCTATGGAGCTTGGTGGGAAGAGCCCTCTCATTGTGTTCGATGACGTTGATCTTGATAAAG CTGCTGAATGGGCTCTCTTTGGTTGCTTCTGGACAAATGGTCAAATCTGCAGTGCGACTTCTCGCCTTCTTGTTCAT GAAAACATTGCAGCTGAATTTATCGAAAAGCTTGTGAAATGGAGCAAGAACATTAAAATTTCAGACCCCATGGAAGAAGGATGCAGGCTTGGTCCTGTTGTTAGCAAAGGGCAG TACGAGAAGATATTGAAGTTTGTCTCAACGGCTAAGAGTGAAGGAGCAACGATCTTGCATGGTGGTTCCCGACCTGAG CATCTAGGAAAGGGCTACTTCATTGAACCAGCCATCATAACTGATGTAACCACTTCGATGCAAATATGGAGAGAAGAGGTTTTCGGGCCTGTTCTTTGCGTGAAAACATTTGCCACTGAGGACGAGGCAATTGAGCTAGCAAATGACTCCCA TTACGGACTAGGAGCTGCAGTGATATCTAATGATGCAGAAAGATGTGACCGTGTAAGCCAG GCCTTTGAAGCTGGGATTGTGTGGATTAACTGCTCGCAGCCTTGCTTTACTCAAGCCCCATGGGGTGGAGTCAAACGCAGTGGGTTTGGACGTGAACTTGGAGCATG GGGACTTGATAACTACTTGAGTGTGAAGCAAGTGACTCTCTACACTTCAAACGATCCATGGGGATGGTACAAATCCCCCAACTAA
- the LOC109125664 gene encoding uncharacterized protein LOC109125664: MRSGSEKCRKKKKINADWRVKMRHVEDCLDWVTRE; encoded by the coding sequence ATGAGGAGTGGAAGTGAGAAgtgtaggaagaagaagaagatcaacgCTGACTGGCGCGTGAAGATGAGACACGTGGAGGATTGTTTGGACTGGGTAACGCGGGAATAG